A single region of the Bacillus cereus genome encodes:
- a CDS encoding YrdB family protein, translating to MVGYWGFRIGEIPVVKIILAIILPIVVAVIGGLFGAPHAEWEVRGILHVLLEISVFGVGVAALYHLKHPLLASGLATVIIVNRILMFIWNQ from the coding sequence GTTTCGAATAGGAGAAATACCTGTTGTGAAAATTATACTGGCTATTATTCTTCCGATTGTTGTTGCTGTCATAGGGGGGTTATTTGGAGCTCCACACGCAGAGTGGGAAGTGCGTGGTATATTGCATGTATTGTTAGAAATTAGCGTTTTTGGAGTAGGTGTTGCAGCGTTATATCATTTAAAGCACCCTTTACTTGCGAGTGGATTGGCTACTGTTATTATTGTTAATCGCATTCTTATGTTTATTTGGAATCAATAG